The Malus domestica chromosome 10, GDT2T_hap1 genome contains a region encoding:
- the LOC103446056 gene encoding O-fucosyltransferase 23-like, translating into MDVPPYCKNFKVLGCHLNSFACKCVVLAVTALVIRAVLLPTFSIFDGTEQDNLVFIGNLSLSFGQKSGIRKDKFLEVPQIVWGLNNQKIAFARACLTARLLNRTLLMPSLSASLFYKEVELLEPISFDKVFQFKKFNSLCNGFVQLGELSDVRNRTGAFELQKGSGRRWTPERDMDQLKQHNEDPYNEYEVIQIVGKNPFLWHDHWPVKDYAKIFECMVLVDEIMNEADKVVSRIREIGAAQVSSRKEFAQIGISPAENSVVQPVPYVAVHMRIEIDWMIHCKKLEQRSNITQICSSKEEIMERVGNIVGLKTPVVVYLAIADSLLHDPSILNGWKEGLIPFEKKKLGVEGNYKKFSYLIQSAIDYEVCLRADVFVGNSFSTFSNLIVLDRTQKLLRTGVTSSCGVDVRWPSYAYNILGESKGPQRWMTNMSGSSLQAISYGSNDISCRV; encoded by the coding sequence ATGGACGTGCCTCCTTACTGTAAGAATTTCAAAGTTCTCGGTTGCCATTTGAATTCGTTCGCATGCAAATGTGTTGTTTTAGCTGTGACTGCTCTGGTAATCAGAGCTGTTCTGCTTCCTACGTTCTCCATCTTTGATGGAACTGAACAGGACAACTTGGTATTCATCGGTAATCTGTCGTTGTCATTCGGTCAGAAATCTGGAATCCGAAAAGATAAGTTTCTGGAGGTTCCTCAAATCGTTTGGGGACTAAACAATCAGAAAATAGCGTTTGCAAGAGCTTGTCTGACCGCAAGGCTTTTGAACCGGACGCTTTTGATGCCTAGCTTGAGTGCTTCCCTGTTTTACAAGGAAGTAGAGCTCTTGGAGCCGATTTCCTTCGATAAGGTGTTCCAGTTCAAGAAGTTTAATTCTCTCTGTAATGGATTCGTTCAATTGGGTGAACTTTCAGATGTTAGAAACCGAACAGGAGCATTTGAGCTTCAGAAAGGAAGCGGAAGGAGGTGGACTCCCGAGAGGGACATGGATCAATTGAAACAGCATAATGAGGATCCATACAATGAGTACGAGGTGATTCAAATAGTAGGAAAGAATCCGTTTCTGTGGCACGATCATTGGCCTGTGAAGGACTATGCGAAAATCTTTGAGTgcatggttttggttgatgagatAATGAATGAAGCGGATAAAGTCGTGTCACGGATTAGAGAGATCGGAGCAGCACAAGTAAGTAGTCGGAAAGAGTTTGCGCAAATTGGCATTAGCCCGGCAGAGAATTCTGTCGTGCAGCCGGTGCCTTATGTGGCTGTACACATGAGGATAGAGATAGATTGGATGATTCATTGTAAGAAGCTAGAGCAAAGATCAAACATAACCCAAATTTGTAGTAGCAAGGAGGAGATCATGGAAAGAGTAGGCAACATTGTTGGCCTCAAAACGCCTGTCGTTGTTTATTTAGCTATAGCTGATAGCCTTCTTCATGATCCGTCCATTCTAAACGGCTGGAAAGAAGGCCTGATTCCTTTCGAGAAGAAGAAATTGGGCGTCGAAGGAAATTACAAGAAGTTCTCTTATCTCATTCAGTCTGCAATCGACTACGAAGTGTGTTTAAGGGCTGATGTGTTTGTGGGAAACAGTTTCTCGACATTTTCGAATCTTATAGTTCTGGATCGAACGCAGAAGCTCTTAAGAACGGGCGTGACAAGCTCATGTGGTGTGGATGTAAGGTGGCCTTCTTATGCATACAACATATTAGGGGAATCCAAGGGCCCTCAACGATGGATGACAAATATGTCTGGCTCAAGTCTTCAAGCAATTAGCTATGGCTCCAACGACATCTCCTGTCGAGTCTGA